The genomic stretch GAAAAAGAAAAGGACCGGATCAACCATATCAAAATAACCGGCGCACAAACAGGCAATGTTTTCCTGGCCTACCGAAATGTGGCTGAGATCGATGCCCTCATTAACAAATGGAAGGAAAAAAGCCCGGTGTATGATTTTACGGCAGACGACGATATCCGCCATACCATCTGGATCGTGAATGATGACGATACCATTGAAAAGATATCATCGCTGTTCAAAGAGAAAGTTCCGTGCACCTATATTGCCGATGGCCACCACCGGGCTGCCTCAGCAGCCAAAGTGAGGGCCGCACTTGGCAGCAATGCACAGGAAGGCGCTGATCATTTCCTTACCACCCTGTTCCCGTCAAACCAGTTGCAGATCATGGATTACAACCGGCTGGTAACCGACCTCAACGGTTTGAATGAAGCGGATCTTTTATCGGCCATCCGGAATAAATTCTCGGTACAAAAGGCAGACAAGGCATTTTCACCAGCCAACCTGCATGAATTTGGAATGTATTTAAATGGCCAGTGGTACCGGCTAACTGCCAATGAAGGCAGTTACAGCAACGACCCGATCGGTATACTCGATGTAACCATTCTGCAGGATAATCTATTAGACCCGGTTCTGAATATAAAGGACCAGCGTACGGACAAACGGATCGACTTTGTCGGCGGCATCCGCGGACTGGGCGAACTGGAAAAAAGAGTAGACAGCGGCGAAATGGCCGTGGCATTCAGCCTGCACCCGGTGAGCATACAGCAACTGTTTGACATAGCCGACAGCGGCAAGGTGATGCCCCCAAAGAGCACCTGGTTTGAACCCAAACTGAGGGATGGTTTGCTTACACACCTGATCGACAATGCAAATGCAGGTAATGAGTAAGAGGGCGTATCTGGCTTATTCTAAATTTTATACTGAATGAAAAAACTTTTTCTGTCCGTTGCTGTTGTCCTGGTCCACCTGTCATTGACAGCACAGGATGCAGCCGAACTGCATAAGACCGCCAGGGCTTATATGCAGCAGGGAGATCACTCCAATGCCATCATCGTGCTGAACAGGGCCGTGGCCCTGCAGCCGGGGAACATGGAGATCTCCAAGGACCTTGCACTCAATTATTATTTTTCCAAAGACTATAAAAAAGCGCTGGATGTGCTGAATCCCTTACTGGATAAGGATAATGCAGATGACCAGTTTTTCCAGATCGCAGGCGATTCATACCTGGCGCTCGAGCAGGTAAAAGAAGCTGAAAAACTTTACCGGAGGGGAATTAAAAAACTGTCCGGCAGCGGCGTCCTGTATAATGAACTGGGAAAGATACTCTGGTCGCAGGGAGATCTTTCAGCAATAAAACAATGGGAAAAAGGCATCGAATCCGATCCGGGGTTTGCGGGCAATTATTACAATGCAGCCAAGTATTATTACTTCAGCACCGACAAGGTATGGAGCCTGCTTTATGGGGAAGTGTTCCTGAATATGGACCCCCTGAATGCATACGCCCCCGAAATGAAAAATATCCTGCTGGAGGGTTATAAAAAATTATTTACCGATGCCAACCTGGAAAAACACAACCCGGAAAAGAACAGTTTTGTGGCTGCCTTTCTAAATACCATGAACAAACAAAGTTCCGTTGCATCTGCCGGCATCAATGCCGAAACACTTACGATGATACGGACCCGGTTCATTTTAGACTGGTATGCCTCACATGCCAATAAATTCCCGCACAGGCTTTTCGACCTGCAACGCCAGTTGCTGCAGGATGGATTATTTGATGCCTACAACCAGTGGTTATTTGCTGCTGCTCAAAACCTGCCCGCTTATCAAAACTGGATAAACGCCCATACAAAGGAATACAGCGAACTGAGCCGTTTCCAGAAAAACAGGGTGTTCAGGATGGGGGCCGGCCAATATTATCATTGATCCCGTTCAATGGTCCTGCTGGCACCCTGTCCGTATGGGTGCAAGTGATGTTTTTTTATTAACTTGTCTATAAAATATTCTTTATGGAAGAGCAACGCGATGAAAAATTATGGCAGATCGCCAAACGCCGGGCCGATTTCCAGGACAGCCTTATCGGGTTTATCGTGATCACCGTTATTTGCTGGGCCGTTTGGTTCTTTACCAGCGGGCGCCATGGATTCACGGATGTAACCCCCTGGCCCCTCTGGGTGATGCTGGGCCTGGGCATTGGCCTGGTATTCAAATTCATCAAAGCCTATAAAACAGATAAAGATACCCTGGCGGAAAGGGAATATGAAAAGCTGAAGAACGGGAACAAATAAACCTTGCTTAATACCAACGATTGCTTATGAATGAAAATTCAAGAATATTTGATTTTGTAGACTACCAACTGAACCGGTTCCCTAAAAAGGATATGTTTTGCGGAAAGGAGAACGGGCAATGGGTACCAACCAGCACCGCCGAAGTAAAACAGCTCATCAACCAGCTGAGTGCCGGGCTGATGAAACTGGGCATAAGCGGCCATGACATGCGGATAGAGAACCAGGATAAGATCGCACTCATCTCAAAGAACTGCCCCGAATGGCTGATACTGGACATGGCCTGCCAGCAGATCGGCGCAGCCATCTGCCCCATCTATCCCACCACCAACATCAATGAACTGGAATTCATTTTCAACGATGCTGCTGTAAAATATGCTTTCATAAGCGGGCAGGAAATAGCAGACAAGGTGAGCAACATACGTGACCGGGTGCCAAGCCTTATCAATGTTTACAGCTTTGATGAACTGCCGGGAGTGAACCGCTGGAAAAAACTCCTGGAAGATATTACGGATGCAGACCTTGCAAAAGTGGAGGAAATAAAGAAAGGTATCCGGGCCGAACATTGCGCCACCATCATTTATACATCCGGCACAACCGGTACACCCAAGGGAGTAATGCTCAGTCACCGCAACATCGTAAGCAATGTGATCAATTCGGTAAAAAGTTTCCCGTTTGAAGAGAACACCAATGCACGTGCGCTGAGTTTTTTACCCCTGAACCACATTTTTGAGCGGATGATCTCATTCATATACATCATCAGCGGCATCTCCATTTATTATGCGGAAAACCTGGATACCATTGCCGAAAATCTGAAAGAAGTAAAACCAACTTTATTTGCCACGGTGCCCCGGTTGCTGGAGAAAACCTATGAAAAAATAATGGCAAAGGGCGCTGAGCTTACGGGTATAAAGAAAAAATTATTCTACTGGTCGGTGGGCCTTGCCAACGAGTATGATAACATCCGGCCAAAAGGTATCGGGTACAACATGCAGCTGGCCCTTGCCAATAAACTGATCTTCAGCAAATGGCGGGAAGCGCTGGGCGGGAACATTGAGCTTATTGTAACCGGCGGGGCAGCCTGCCAGGTAAGGCTGATACGCATTTTTACCGCTGCCCGGATCCCCATTTATGAAGGCTATGGGCCCACGGAGAACAGCCCGGTGATCAGTGTGAACCGGAAGGCCCGGGGAGGAACAAAATTCGGGACCGTTGGCCCGGTGATAGAAGGGCAGGAAGTAAAACTGGAAGCCGACGGCGAAATATGTGTTAAAGGCCCCAGCGTGATGATGGGCTATTACAAACGGCCCGACCTGACTGCCGAAACCATCATTGATGGCTGGCTGCATACCGGTGATATCGGCATCTTTGAGGACGGGATCTATTTAAAGATCACCGACCGGAAGAAAGAACTCTTTAAAACCAGCGGCGGGAAATATGTGGCGCCGCAGCCCATCGAAAATAAAATGAAAGAATCGCCCTTTGTTGAACAGATGATGGTGGTGGGTGCCGAACAGAAATTTGTAGGCGCCCTGATCGTTCCTTCCATACCCAATTTAAAAGAATGGATGCAGCATAAGGGAATAGCCTTTACCACGGCGGAAGATGCGGTTCATAACCCAAAAGTGCTGGACCTGTATAAGGAACTGGTTGATTCGTTCAATAAGTTCTTCAACCACGTGGAGCAGATCAAGAAATTTGAGTTGCTGCCCAATGAATGGACCATCGAAAGCGGTGAACTTACTCCCACCCTGAAACTGAAGCGCAAAGTGATCATGGAAAAATACAAACCGGCCATTGACCGGTTATACAACTAAAAGAAAACCGGGGATCCTGATTAAAATTATTGATCGGGATCCCCGGCTGGTTTACTCATGCCTGTAAGTACATTCATTCAAGGAACCTGGATAAAACAGTAAGGTTGATTTTTCATTAAGTTATAAGGCCATTAATACATCGGGGTTAATCATAGTATCAATATCTTGATTTATATACTTTCCAATATCCCGGGTATAAGATCAAAGTCTTTCGACTTATCGATAAACCCAGCCGCTCCCGTCTTCCTGCACAACCGCTGGTAATACTCACTGGTGTGGTTACTGATCATCACCACTTTTATACCGGGATGATCCCTGGTAATGAACCTCAATAACTCCAGCCCGTTCCTGCCAGGCAACTGGATATCGAGCAATACGATACCGGGACTTTCTTCTGTTAAGATCTTCACTGCATCATTGTAACTGCCTGCGGCAAATACCTGCCCAATGTTTTTTACGTCTTTCAATATGCCCCTGATCCGTTGCACGATCAATACTGAGTCATCTACAATTAATATAGATTGTCCATTAGTATTAGGCATAAGGTAATAGCTGCCGGCAAGTTATTCATTTACGTGGGGCTGTGTGTAGTTGAAGCATGGTTGATGCTGTAGGGCTAATACTACAGGATTGCGCCTGGTGAAGAACCCTAGATCAGTTTATGTTCAATGGCGTATTTGGTAAGGTCTGAATTGGATTTCAGGTTCATTTTTGCCATAACCCTTGCCCGGTAGGTACTTACGGTGGTAACGCTTAAAGAAAGCATTTCGGCAATATCGGATACGGATTTTCCATTGGCCAGGAGTTTCATCACATCAAACTCCCGGTCGCTGAGGGTTTCATGCGGGTGTTTTATTGCAGGGGAAGAAAAGGAGTCGGCCAGTTTTTCGGCAATGGATTGTGAAATATATTTTTTGCCAAGCAATACTTTTTTAACTGCTTTCACCAGTTCGTCCGGGGCCGTGTCTTTACTGAGGTAACCGGCTGCACCTGATTTCAGGGCACGCAGGGCATATTGTTCCTCGGGGTGAATGCTCAGGATAAGCACGGGCAGTTCGGGAAAGCTGATCTTGATCTGCTGCAGGGCATCCAGCCCGCTGCGGCCCGGCATGGAAAGGTCGCTTACCACCACATCCCATTTTTCTGCCATCACCTTTTTTATCAGTTCTTCCGCATCGGGTACTTCATCAATGACGGCATTGGTAAATTCCTCCAGCAGGATCTGCTTCAGGCCTTTGCGTACAACGGTATGATCATCTGCTATTAAGATCCGCAACATAAGTAAGTTTTAAACAGAGGTTTTTACATGTTCAAGGGGGATCGATATCACAATTTCTGATCCCTGGCCGGGTTTACTTTTTATCTCATAGGTTCCGCCAATCAGCAAACTGCGTTCTTTTATTCCCAGTAAACCCAGTGTTTTTTTGCCCTTTATCGAGTTTACATCAAACCCCACCCCATTATCACGTATGCTAAAGTACAAACTTTTATCATCGCTTTCCAGGGTGGCGTTTACCTGTGAAGCCCCTGCATGGCGGGCAATATTGGTCAGCACTTCCTGGTATATGCGGAACAGGGCCGTTGCGGCATGCGGCACTACCGAAATATCACCCGCCTCATTGGTAAATACCACTTTAGTTCCCGAACGCTTTTCAAATTCCTCGCTCTGCCATTCCAGGGCAGCCAGCAGGCCAAGGTCATCCAGGATACTTGGCCGCAGGTCGGTAGCAATTTTACGGACGGTGGCAATGGTGGAATTAACCAGTTCAATGCTGTCCTTCATCTTCTTATTGATCTCCCCGTCGGTACTTTGTATTTTTCGGTTCAGCCAGTGCATGTCCATTTTAAGCCCGGTAAGCTGCTGCCCCAGTTCGTCGTGTATCTCCCTGGCAATATTCGTCCGTTCATCTTCCCGGATGCTTTGCAGGTTGGATGCCAGCTGGCGGATCTCTTCATAGGATTTTTGCAGGAGTACCTTTGCCTTGTGCTGCTCGGTCACGTCATGCGATAACCCCAGCCACACCATCCGGCCCTCGTACATGATCTGGTGGCTGTATGTTTCCACATGGATGACGGTACCGTCCTTCTTTTTGTGGCGCCAGGCCCGCACGTTAATGACATCCGGTTTCATCTTAGCCACTTCCTTTAAAAAGTCGCTCACATCTTCTTCGGGACGTAACTGCTTTGTACTCAGTTGCAGGAACTCCTCCCTGGAGTATCCATACTGTTTGATGGCTGCTTCATTTACATCAATGATCCTCAGATCGGGTATGGTCACCATCCACATCGGCAATGGATTATTGTAAAACAACAGCCGGTATTTCTGTTCAGAAAGATGCAGTTCCTCCATTGATTTCTTCCTTTCGGTTATGTCTTCTGCATACCCGTACTCTATTTTACCGCCCCCGGCATCCTGAACCACATTCGTCTTGGCCGAGATCCACCGTATCTCACCATCGGGCCTTACAATACGGTATGAAATATTTATTTTGCGTGTATTGCCTATATTTTTATGCGCTTCCTCCAGAACCGCCTTATCACCAGGGTGTACCGAGTTGATGAAATCGGCTGGGTTTTTATAAAGGTCTTCGCATTTCAATCCCCAGATGGTTTCATACGACGGGCTTATATAAAGCGTCTGGTATGTTTCCAGGTCATTCACCCAGTACACTCCCGAAATATTCTCTACCAGGTTTTGAAAGAGTTTTCTTGATCTCAATATCTCCGCTTCTGCTTTCTTACGTTCGGTGATATCAATGATGCTTCCCCGGATGAGCACCTTATCTTTGGAGGGTAACCGCACCAGCCATACTTCGCAGGGTATTGTGTTCCCCTTGGCATCGCAATGCGTCCATTCAAAAACAGGTTTTTCTCCCTGGACGGCCTTTGTGATATATGCAAGTGCCGCTTCCGGAGATGGCCGCCCGTCGGGCTGGTATGCAGGACTTACCTGTACCGGGCCGATCTTCAGGAGTTCTTCCTTCGGGATCCCAAAGAGCTTTGCGGCGCTTTCACTTACACTCACAAAATTTCCATTTTCCACGTCAAACACAACCAGTGCCTCCGGGGCGTTCTCAACCAGCACCCGGTAACGTTCTTCACTTTCCCGTATGGCTTTTGCGGCATCTTCCTTTTCCGAAATATCAAATCCAACACCCATCATGCATGGTTCTCCTTGGTATTCTATTGCCAGGCCCGTGAAGTAATAAGGAATGATCTCTTTGTTTTTCAGCAACAGGTTTACTTCCACACTGTCTTCTCCTGCTGCAAATACATTCCTCACTTTTGACCGCATCAACTCCTGGTCTTCTTCTTTAAAAAAGGTCATGGGATGCATGCGGGCGAATTCATTGGCAGTATAACCGGTCACGGTCTCAAAATTCTTATTCCACCGCAAAAATTTCCCTTCTTTATTGAACAGGTAAAATACACCGGGCAGGCTGTTGATGATGGTATCGGAAAGTTCCTTTTCCTTCAAGATCTGCTTTTCACTATGTTCCCTGTCGGTAACGTCCTGCATGGCTCCCAATATCCGCTGGGGCCTGCCATCTGCACCATATTTGATATAGGCCCGGTCATAAAATGTCCGGTATTCACCGGTTGCTGTTTTAAAATGGAACTCCTCCGCTATGGAGTGCTCAGATCTTCCGATGGCATCCTGGAGCCTTTTTACAATCCCATCCCTTTCGTCCGGGTGGATCCGCTGGATGAACATTTGAAAATCGATCTTCGCATTTACAGAATCAAACCCATATAAACTGTATAATTTTTTATTCCCCCACGTTTCATTCTTTGTAAAATCATGGTCCCATACGGCATCGTTGGTGGCCTGTGCAATGATCTCAAACCGCTCATTGGATTTTTGTATCTCCTCTTCTGCATTTTTCCTGTCCGTGATATCCTTGCTGGTTATGATAAAGCCGGCAACAGCCCCCTCCTTATCCTTTAAGGCATTGATACTGCTCAATAAGTGGGTTTTACGTTTTGTTTTGGGCTGAATGAAATCAAATTCCCCCCTCCAGCGCCCGTTCGTGTACACCTGCCTGAAAACCTCCTCATTGCTGGTTCCCGGGTATTCAAATGTTACCAGTTCGGGTATCCTTTTTCCCAATGCTTCTTCCGGTGTAAATCCATACAGTTCTTCACAGGCCTTGTTCCAGCTTACGATGTGGCGGTTAATATCGAGCGAAGTGACGGCATCGGTCACGCTTTCCAGCAGGCGGGCCTGGTACCGCAATGTATCTTCACTTTTTTTGCGTTCTGAAATGTCCCGTATAAAGCCGATCAGTGTATGCGTGGTGGCCATTTTCGAATTCACTTCAATATCCAGCGCCGTGCCATCCTTTTTCAACAACCTCCGTTCATACAACAAGGCCTTGCCCTGCATCAGTTCTTTGAACCGGAGGGGGTTTAAATCTGTATCCTCTGCCGGTAAAAATTTGATGATATGTTGCCCAAGCACTTCGGCTTCACTGTACCCGCTCATAGCGCAGAGGCTCTTATTCACTTCCAGGATATTACCGTCGAGGTCGGTGATCACTATCCCATCCGATGCCTGTTCAATAAGGGTCCGGTATTTTTCCTCACTTACCTTAACCAGCAACTCTGCTTTTTTCATCGCCGTGATATCGATCACGCTGGTAAGCCAGTTTGTGCTGTTTACCAGGTCCAGGCGTTCAATTGAGAGCAGCACGGTAAAAGGTTCTCCTTCCCTGGACAGGATCTCTGTTTCATAATTCCGGAGCTGGCCTTCTGCATCCAGTATCCTTTCTATCTCCTGGCTTACCGCTTCCCTTTTTTCCACGTTGATCCTGCTTATCAGGCCTGCTTCATCGGAGGTTTTACCGATCAGTTCACCGGGTGTTGTTCCCAAAATAGCTGCATAAGGCCTGTTGATGTCCAGTATCCTGAAATCCTTGTCGTAAACGGCAAAACCAACCACGTTGGAATGAAAGGCCTTTAAAAACCTTTCGTCACTTTCTTTCAGTTGCCGGGTACGCACTTTAACAAGCTCATCGAGTTTTTGGGGTCGTATCGCAACGGTATAAACAAATGCACCGCCAAGCAGGGATACAAGCACTCCCAGCACCGCAAGCAGAACAATATCCCCATAGGCCTTGTACGGCCGGGATGGTGCCAGCGATAATTTCCATTCAGCATTACGCACATTTACTGATACCGAAGAGCTGCTTTTAAATTCCTTGCGGTATGGTAAAAAGAACTCTTCCTTCTTTGTATCGGGATTCAGTTTGGAAAGTTGAAAGTAATAACCGTTGCTTCCGGATGTATCGATACCTGCCGCCTTAAGCAGGGTGGGCATTTTTATTACAACGGCCGAAAAACCCCAGAAATCATTGTTCCGGAAAACCGGCAGCCTGCCTACCACACCCATACCACCCTGCCTGAGTTCAAAAGGCCCGGCAAAATACAGTTCCTTTTTTTCGATGGCCTTCAATGCTTCTTTATTTCTTGACGGGTCCTTTAAAATATCATACCCGATCACATTTTCATTACCCTTTAATGGATATACATACCGTATCACCCCGCCGGGCACCAGCTGCAACGCATCGATATCAATACCTGCCTTGAACAACTGGACTGCCACCGAATCAAAGTTTTTAACCGATCCGTCACTGTCAATGAAAAAAGAAAGCGTTTTGGTGGCCGATAAACTGTATGCCAGTGTTTGCTGGAGTTTGTCGCGGCTGGCATTCAATATCTCATACGCTTCATCATTCTTTGCTTCCTTCAGGATCGTATAACGCTGGTAAATAAGAATACTGAATAGGATGGCCAGGATGACAAATGCCAGGATACCCAGCCTGACGGGTTTATTCAATCCCAAATCAGTTTTACCAGGATAACCAGGTAACCCGCTTTCCACCTGCCTGCTGTTTGTTTTTTTGTCTGTCATTTCTTTCTGAGGGCATGCAAAGCAACTGAATTTTCAGTTACCAACAAGATGAATTAACGGGAACGGGTTTCATTACCTATCCTTTTATGAACCTGCCGGTTTTGCTGTAAACTAAATTTAACTGAAAAACCAGGGCCGTCATTTTTTTTCTACCTAAAATAAATGCGTATTACTATAACAGCACCCGGGATAACAGGATGCCTTTTTTTGATTTTTTTTTTTGCTTTTGCCGGCAAGGATAACCGTAAGACCGGGTATGCGTAATGCCGTAACCCGGTATTCCTTTTACAGAAGCGCTTTAAATACCATGGCCTGTTTTGCAGAAGATGGTCCTGGAACAACAATGACCCCCTGGGATAAAAAAGAACCCGGGAATACCGGGGGTTTTTATGAGCAACGGTATATCAACCCAGCGAGGGGAGCAGTTTTATCTCATTGCGGTAAAGAATGATCTTCTTATCGTTCTCCAGTTGCTTAAGCAGCCGGGATACCACTACCCTTGAGGTAGCGAGGTCATCGGCGATCTGGTAATGTGATGCTTTTACCACACTGGAGCCGGTAAGCCGTTGCTTTTCTTTCAGGTAAGCGATGAGTCGTTCATCCAGTTTATGAAAAGCAATGCTCTCGATGGAACGCAGCAATTCCAGGAAACGTTCATTAAAACTGCGCATGATATAACTCTTCCAGCTGGGATATTTGCAAAGCCATTCTTCCAGTTTGATGTGGGGAATAGCGATCAGTTCCACATCGTCTTCCGCAATGGCCTTTACCTCGCTCTTCTTGGCTTCCATGCAGCAACTGTATGCCATGGAACAGCTTTCGTTGCTCGACAGGTAATACAGCAATATCTCTTTTCCTGTTTCATCCATGCGGAACACTTTGATGGTTCCCTTGAGGATGATCGGCATCATGCGGATGTATTTGCCATAGTCCATGATGAGATCCCCTTCACTGAATTGCTTTATTTCTCCGAACTGGTACATTTCCTTTACCAGTTCGGGTTCAAAGATTGCGCTAAAACTGAGCTTGTCCTGCATCATGTTTTAAAAGTGATAGTTCAGTACAAAATTATACAGAATCATATTCACTTTATTAAATTCATATTTTGGGTTATTGTAAGTCTCACCACTCCTTAATTTCGCCACAACCAACAGCTGGGCATCGAGGCCCTTTAAAAAACCCCCGAATGCATAGCGGGCATCTGCATTTACCTGTGTGTAGGAAGGTAATCCATATTTATTTAACCGGTAATTCCGCACATCCGGCAAATGGTAATACCCTGCTGCCAAGGATGTCTTTATCCCCGTACCGGGTATATGGTAATTAACCTTTGCCATAACAGCATGTGCATCACCAAAGCCTTCATTGCGTTCGCGGGGTAAAAAAGTAAAGAAGGGTTCCCGGCCCCATTCCCGGGGCATTAAATAGCGGCCATTACCTGTAATGCGGTTGTAGTTGAGCGTAG from Chitinophagaceae bacterium encodes the following:
- a CDS encoding DUF1015 domain-containing protein; the encoded protein is MVTIHPFKALRPAAELAKQVASRPYDVLNSKEAKVEARGNSASFLHITKSEIDLPDTTDIHSQQVYDKAKENLEAFISRKILFRESKPCYYIYQLVMNGRSQTGLVCGSSVDDYENDLIKKHEFTRPEKEKDRINHIKITGAQTGNVFLAYRNVAEIDALINKWKEKSPVYDFTADDDIRHTIWIVNDDDTIEKISSLFKEKVPCTYIADGHHRAASAAKVRAALGSNAQEGADHFLTTLFPSNQLQIMDYNRLVTDLNGLNEADLLSAIRNKFSVQKADKAFSPANLHEFGMYLNGQWYRLTANEGSYSNDPIGILDVTILQDNLLDPVLNIKDQRTDKRIDFVGGIRGLGELEKRVDSGEMAVAFSLHPVSIQQLFDIADSGKVMPPKSTWFEPKLRDGLLTHLIDNANAGNE
- a CDS encoding tetratricopeptide repeat protein, with amino-acid sequence MKKLFLSVAVVLVHLSLTAQDAAELHKTARAYMQQGDHSNAIIVLNRAVALQPGNMEISKDLALNYYFSKDYKKALDVLNPLLDKDNADDQFFQIAGDSYLALEQVKEAEKLYRRGIKKLSGSGVLYNELGKILWSQGDLSAIKQWEKGIESDPGFAGNYYNAAKYYYFSTDKVWSLLYGEVFLNMDPLNAYAPEMKNILLEGYKKLFTDANLEKHNPEKNSFVAAFLNTMNKQSSVASAGINAETLTMIRTRFILDWYASHANKFPHRLFDLQRQLLQDGLFDAYNQWLFAAAQNLPAYQNWINAHTKEYSELSRFQKNRVFRMGAGQYYH
- a CDS encoding 2TM domain-containing protein, yielding MEEQRDEKLWQIAKRRADFQDSLIGFIVITVICWAVWFFTSGRHGFTDVTPWPLWVMLGLGIGLVFKFIKAYKTDKDTLAEREYEKLKNGNK
- a CDS encoding long-chain fatty acid--CoA ligase gives rise to the protein MNENSRIFDFVDYQLNRFPKKDMFCGKENGQWVPTSTAEVKQLINQLSAGLMKLGISGHDMRIENQDKIALISKNCPEWLILDMACQQIGAAICPIYPTTNINELEFIFNDAAVKYAFISGQEIADKVSNIRDRVPSLINVYSFDELPGVNRWKKLLEDITDADLAKVEEIKKGIRAEHCATIIYTSGTTGTPKGVMLSHRNIVSNVINSVKSFPFEENTNARALSFLPLNHIFERMISFIYIISGISIYYAENLDTIAENLKEVKPTLFATVPRLLEKTYEKIMAKGAELTGIKKKLFYWSVGLANEYDNIRPKGIGYNMQLALANKLIFSKWREALGGNIELIVTGGAACQVRLIRIFTAARIPIYEGYGPTENSPVISVNRKARGGTKFGTVGPVIEGQEVKLEADGEICVKGPSVMMGYYKRPDLTAETIIDGWLHTGDIGIFEDGIYLKITDRKKELFKTSGGKYVAPQPIENKMKESPFVEQMMVVGAEQKFVGALIVPSIPNLKEWMQHKGIAFTTAEDAVHNPKVLDLYKELVDSFNKFFNHVEQIKKFELLPNEWTIESGELTPTLKLKRKVIMEKYKPAIDRLYN
- a CDS encoding response regulator transcription factor; this translates as MPNTNGQSILIVDDSVLIVQRIRGILKDVKNIGQVFAAGSYNDAVKILTEESPGIVLLDIQLPGRNGLELLRFITRDHPGIKVVMISNHTSEYYQRLCRKTGAAGFIDKSKDFDLIPGILESI
- a CDS encoding response regulator transcription factor, whose product is MLRILIADDHTVVRKGLKQILLEEFTNAVIDEVPDAEELIKKVMAEKWDVVVSDLSMPGRSGLDALQQIKISFPELPVLILSIHPEEQYALRALKSGAAGYLSKDTAPDELVKAVKKVLLGKKYISQSIAEKLADSFSSPAIKHPHETLSDREFDVMKLLANGKSVSDIAEMLSLSVTTVSTYRARVMAKMNLKSNSDLTKYAIEHKLI
- a CDS encoding PAS domain S-box protein, whose amino-acid sequence is MTDKKTNSRQVESGLPGYPGKTDLGLNKPVRLGILAFVILAILFSILIYQRYTILKEAKNDEAYEILNASRDKLQQTLAYSLSATKTLSFFIDSDGSVKNFDSVAVQLFKAGIDIDALQLVPGGVIRYVYPLKGNENVIGYDILKDPSRNKEALKAIEKKELYFAGPFELRQGGMGVVGRLPVFRNNDFWGFSAVVIKMPTLLKAAGIDTSGSNGYYFQLSKLNPDTKKEEFFLPYRKEFKSSSSVSVNVRNAEWKLSLAPSRPYKAYGDIVLLAVLGVLVSLLGGAFVYTVAIRPQKLDELVKVRTRQLKESDERFLKAFHSNVVGFAVYDKDFRILDINRPYAAILGTTPGELIGKTSDEAGLISRINVEKREAVSQEIERILDAEGQLRNYETEILSREGEPFTVLLSIERLDLVNSTNWLTSVIDITAMKKAELLVKVSEEKYRTLIEQASDGIVITDLDGNILEVNKSLCAMSGYSEAEVLGQHIIKFLPAEDTDLNPLRFKELMQGKALLYERRLLKKDGTALDIEVNSKMATTHTLIGFIRDISERKKSEDTLRYQARLLESVTDAVTSLDINRHIVSWNKACEELYGFTPEEALGKRIPELVTFEYPGTSNEEVFRQVYTNGRWRGEFDFIQPKTKRKTHLLSSINALKDKEGAVAGFIITSKDITDRKNAEEEIQKSNERFEIIAQATNDAVWDHDFTKNETWGNKKLYSLYGFDSVNAKIDFQMFIQRIHPDERDGIVKRLQDAIGRSEHSIAEEFHFKTATGEYRTFYDRAYIKYGADGRPQRILGAMQDVTDREHSEKQILKEKELSDTIINSLPGVFYLFNKEGKFLRWNKNFETVTGYTANEFARMHPMTFFKEEDQELMRSKVRNVFAAGEDSVEVNLLLKNKEIIPYYFTGLAIEYQGEPCMMGVGFDISEKEDAAKAIRESEERYRVLVENAPEALVVFDVENGNFVSVSESAAKLFGIPKEELLKIGPVQVSPAYQPDGRPSPEAALAYITKAVQGEKPVFEWTHCDAKGNTIPCEVWLVRLPSKDKVLIRGSIIDITERKKAEAEILRSRKLFQNLVENISGVYWVNDLETYQTLYISPSYETIWGLKCEDLYKNPADFINSVHPGDKAVLEEAHKNIGNTRKINISYRIVRPDGEIRWISAKTNVVQDAGGGKIEYGYAEDITERKKSMEELHLSEQKYRLLFYNNPLPMWMVTIPDLRIIDVNEAAIKQYGYSREEFLQLSTKQLRPEEDVSDFLKEVAKMKPDVINVRAWRHKKKDGTVIHVETYSHQIMYEGRMVWLGLSHDVTEQHKAKVLLQKSYEEIRQLASNLQSIREDERTNIAREIHDELGQQLTGLKMDMHWLNRKIQSTDGEINKKMKDSIELVNSTIATVRKIATDLRPSILDDLGLLAALEWQSEEFEKRSGTKVVFTNEAGDISVVPHAATALFRIYQEVLTNIARHAGASQVNATLESDDKSLYFSIRDNGVGFDVNSIKGKKTLGLLGIKERSLLIGGTYEIKSKPGQGSEIVISIPLEHVKTSV
- a CDS encoding Crp/Fnr family transcriptional regulator; translated protein: MMQDKLSFSAIFEPELVKEMYQFGEIKQFSEGDLIMDYGKYIRMMPIILKGTIKVFRMDETGKEILLYYLSSNESCSMAYSCCMEAKKSEVKAIAEDDVELIAIPHIKLEEWLCKYPSWKSYIMRSFNERFLELLRSIESIAFHKLDERLIAYLKEKQRLTGSSVVKASHYQIADDLATSRVVVSRLLKQLENDKKIILYRNEIKLLPSLG